aaatCTCCAACAGTGCTTACATGCttttagaaacagaagaaaGCTGAATCTCTTGGAATGAACAGAAACTAAAACAATGATTGATCATCACAGTAACTCAATTTACCTCTCCtgctttttcccccctctgaGAGTCCGCTCAAGCACACTTTGAGTTCTTAGCTACTCATAGAGAGCAATATTTTCAAAGTTCGTCTTTCTTCTGTGACAGCTTTGTGGCGTGCTCTTCCACAAACTTGCTGAAGCCCTCTACTGTTCTGTCTCCACCTTCAAATTTGACGGGGCTCTGCTTGCTGTTGCTTGGGGCAAAGTATATTGTGGGGAAGCCTTCCACTTTGTAGTTTTCGTTTGGCACGTCGTTGGCTGTGGAGTCCATCTTGGCGATCACCAGGTTCTTCTCCCCTTTGTACTTCTTGCCCAGAGCCAAGAAATCGGGCTCTAGTTTCTTACAGTGGCCACACCAGGGAGCATAAAACTCAATCAGGACATCCTTCTGGGTATCCATGACGATGTCGTCAAAGTTTTTTCCAACCACGACCTTAACTGgtcctttgttgttttttggcaCTGGCTGGGATTTAATGATGGGCTTCAGCTTCCCTGTAAACGCAAGAGAAATGATCAGAACAAACGTGTTAAATTCAAATGTTCAATGCTAGCCTTTTATGCAAATTATACCATATTGTGTTCCAAGATCATTTCTAATTATTCAAATGCAGTTTATGTAAGCCTTGTTTATGTACAGATACCAGATATAGTTACATTTGTTTCCATTACATGGCTAAATATTAATCTAACTACACAAGAGTGTCTAGAGACAGAAATTGTAGTGGGACTTAAACAGCTACAAGTAACAAGAGTGAAAGTGTGTTTATTAAACTGTTCacagtttgagaaaaaaaaaacatgcctctTAAACATGATACTATTcctcaaaataataataaaacaacgCCACACGTACCTTTCTTGAAAGCCATTACAAAGTCTCTCAGCACTTCAGAGTCAAACTCCTCAGGCTCCATGGCATACTTTTTGCCTCCCTCTCCCTGAATTCCTACGTTCACTTCCTCTCCGCTCTCACTCAGACCCAGGCCCTTCAGCTCCTCAGCGTAGTCCTCCTCGTCAGCGATGACAAAGGTGTATTCTGGGAAGTCCTTGGCCACTGCAAGCACCTTGGACCTCCAGAACTGTGTGGctgcaaatgaaagaaaaactaaatgtGAGATTTGTCCAATGCATTTTCAATTCTTCACAAGTGGTATTATTGTTTCTGGTGTCAAAATGAGTCTTTTCTAAGCAGTATTTTCTTGCCTTGACACAAAGCTATACAAACAGTATTACAGTAAATTcaacattgcaaaaaaaaaaaaaaaaaaagtaatttgcGGCAAAACAAGATCCCAGGTCTAACCTAAATATGAAGAACTCACCTTTCCTGTAGTCAAAGCTGAAGTCAACTCCATAGTAAACAACCACCATGGGTCTTTTCGCGTAGCGCTTGGCATCATTGCTTGGTTTTCTGTGGCCCACCAGAGGACTCACATGCTTTTTGAAGAAGTCCTGCACTTCTGACACAGACGTAGAGTCCTGtaggatcaaaaaaaaaaagtgacttaaTTTGTCTCTTAAGTTAAATAATTCACCACTGAAGACTGGAATAGCACCACAGATTTCACCTTGAGACAATATTTACCCCACACTAAAACTAAAAGACAACAGCAGGAGTCTATTAAACTATTCTTAACACATCTAATGttaaaacccaaaaaaacagaCGATACCttcactgtaagtgtgtgtgaagctggCTCGTACTTTGAGCGGAACCTCTCTGGGTGAACAATGACAACCTGACCAGGCGAAGCATTGAGCAGTTTTGCAAGATCAGAACTGAACGAGTGACGGAAGGTGAAGTCTTCTCTCAGGGCAttacctgacagacagacagcagtgaGAGTCACATCTACATGAGTGTTTGGAAAATATCAACGAGCTTTGCCCtcatgacaaaaataaattagGTTAGGTGGACTATAACATTTAAAGACGGGCTTCTTTTCCATAACTAGTTTCTCTGAATATCTCCTGCCCAGGATACTCACAGGCTTCAATGTAGATTTCATAAGCCGCGTCCTGTTCACCGGAAAACACACCGACAATCACAGCATCATCCCCATCCTTGATCAGCTCCTGCACCTGTTTCTGTGCCTGGATCTGCTTAGAGGGAGGCCCCGACTGCTCAACCATGTAGTCAACAATCCCTggaggaacagaaaaaaaaacagtaatagTTAAAAATAGCCAAGACAAACCCGAAAAAAAAGGCTGGTGTCAGTTTCGtatagagcaaaaaaaaaaaaaaaaaaaaatcacataccGTGCTTCTCTCTGGGCCCGTTGTAGTCGAACATCTTCCCTCTCCTGAAGATCTTGAGCGTGGGGTAGCCTGTGACTTCAAAACGTGAGGCGATCTCATTCTCCACAGTGGCATCCACCTTGGCCAGAGGGATGGGAGGAGAGCGCTGGCTGAGCTCTTTGGCTGCTTTCTCGTATTCTGGAGCCAAACGCTTGCAGTGTCCGCACCTGAAGGCGACAACCAGCAAATAATGAAGaacaccttctttttttccaaagaaGATATCAGTGCTGCAGGTCAGACCCGACAAGCGAGGCTTCTGAGCCACACCGGTGTTTTGTGGCGACTAACCATGGAGCGTAGAACTCCACCAAGATGATGTCTGCGTTGTTGACGGTGTCATCAAAGTTGTCCTTGGTCAGCACCAGCGTCGCCTCAGGAGGGGGCTTCCAATCTGCCTGAGCCACCTCTTTGACTCTGGCCACAatagctgcaggaaaaaaaaaacacagtctgTTAAATCACCCAATGCTTTcccaaaaaaaagagtttaaccATGAAACATAACAGATGAACTCTTCTTCACCTTTCTCTGTTCTTTCTCCATCGTAGTCGACAGGCTCcccatttttcaaaatcttaaTTGTGGGATAGCCCGACACCTCGAACCTGGTCGCTAAGTCGCTGGCTACTGTGGCATCAACTTTGGCCACGGGTACAGGTGGGTCATTCTCCTTAAGAGCCTGAGCTATCTTTTCATATTCTGGGACGAACTGTTTACAGTGGCCGCACCTACACGGGACAAACAAAGAACACTatagtatataaaaaaaaaataataataatgatatggCGTGTGAAGTATCCTGTTGAATATTTGTGAATAGAAAAATGCCTTGAGAAGTgagggggataaaaaaaaaaatgaaggtatagccaagctgaggagaaacagACGTACCATGGAGCATAAAACTCAATCAGAACTGTGTCTTTGCCCTCCATGAAAGTTTCAAAGTTGCTGTCGTTGAGAACAAGCACTCCGTTTTCTTCTTTCACCTCTGtgtcgtcatcatcatcctcatcatcatcactttcCTCTTCATCAGACTCCACCTTCTCCTCTGCAACATCTGAACAGCAAAGAACAAGCGGATTTAAACACAGGTGTGTTAGTGTTTCACatgcattttgtgtgtgtgtgtgtgtgtgtgtgtctggttaaAGACTCAAAGAAAGTATGGACGCAACACTCCTGACGCATTTGACAGCAACATTACATCCGGTTTGACAGCAAGGAGCAAACCACTTTATGTGAAGCTTTGCAACAAAGCTGACTTGTCTTACGTTAGTGTCAAAACACTCACAAGCCAGGTAAGCTCCATTATTGCGACTTGTCTTGTACCACTTTGCGTTGACGTTAGCTGACCTGCTAGCCTGCAATAACTTACTTGGCGGCGGGGGGACGGGGGGGAAACAACCATGCAGGCGGAATGACTTCACTTCAGCAGCACATGCAGTTAGAATAAACACAGAAGACTTGTTTTAAAGCGCTCTCTTACCATCTTCACATCGGCTGACGGTTGCAAAGTGTGCCACGCCGAGCAGCACGATCAGCAGCAGAGCAACCTTCCTCATTGTCCGAAGATGACGCGGCCCGTGGGGTTAACGACGTGCTTGTCAACACAAAGTAGTCTGCTAGTTAAACGCTGACGAGTGTCATCGACTTACAGGCGAGCCGTCCGGATCAATACTGACGTGTGGCTGCAGACGCCTTCGCTTCGTGGTTTCATACAAAAGTAAGCACTTCGGGAAAACAACGCAcgccgccgcctcctcctccgtctGGAACTTTGTCTGACTTGCCACGCTGTGATTGGTCCTCCTCCTCGCCTGTTCGCCAATCACAGCCCGCCACTCAAGTATACGTTGGCGGATGCTATTGGATGCTTTTATTCAGCGTTTCACGCTGTTGTGAATGCGCCAGCCAAGTTTACAGATCATCTAAAAACATTACTTCAGTGAATGATTAAATCATGATTTGTACACGtgtcttcatttcatttcatgttattattagtattattattatttttttataattttaattgctgtctgtgtgtttgtgagtgtgactgtgtaacttctgctgcctcttggccaggactcccttgaaaaagaggtttttaatctcaatgggactttcctggataaataaaggttaaattaaaaaaaaatagaaaaatgtgatttaaaaaaaaagaaaaaaaacaatgtatctTCATCGCAATTTCTCTTTAAAGCCTAA
This is a stretch of genomic DNA from Labrus bergylta chromosome 20, fLabBer1.1, whole genome shotgun sequence. It encodes these proteins:
- the pdia4 gene encoding protein disulfide-isomerase A4 — translated: MRKVALLLIVLLGVAHFATVSRCEDDVAEEKVESDEEESDDDEDDDDDTEVKEENGVLVLNDSNFETFMEGKDTVLIEFYAPWCGHCKQFVPEYEKIAQALKENDPPVPVAKVDATVASDLATRFEVSGYPTIKILKNGEPVDYDGERTEKAIVARVKEVAQADWKPPPEATLVLTKDNFDDTVNNADIILVEFYAPWCGHCKRLAPEYEKAAKELSQRSPPIPLAKVDATVENEIASRFEVTGYPTLKIFRRGKMFDYNGPREKHGIVDYMVEQSGPPSKQIQAQKQVQELIKDGDDAVIVGVFSGEQDAAYEIYIEACNALREDFTFRHSFSSDLAKLLNASPGQVVIVHPERFRSKYEPASHTLTVKDSTSVSEVQDFFKKHVSPLVGHRKPSNDAKRYAKRPMVVVYYGVDFSFDYRKATQFWRSKVLAVAKDFPEYTFVIADEEDYAEELKGLGLSESGEEVNVGIQGEGGKKYAMEPEEFDSEVLRDFVMAFKKGKLKPIIKSQPVPKNNKGPVKVVVGKNFDDIVMDTQKDVLIEFYAPWCGHCKKLEPDFLALGKKYKGEKNLVIAKMDSTANDVPNENYKVEGFPTIYFAPSNSKQSPVKFEGGDRTVEGFSKFVEEHATKLSQKKDEL